A DNA window from Barnesiella intestinihominis YIT 11860 contains the following coding sequences:
- a CDS encoding lipopolysaccharide biosynthesis protein: MNRSTKFINDIFIYAIGNLGSKLITFLLVPLYTYYISPDDFGYYDIVLTLTFLAMGFITFQLRDGTFRFLLDNEDEYTRKGVVSFSYKLMAQSSLVVLLVGIVFSFFYDIRDWGWIVAFVITLSLYEVEVQIVRGLGQNKSFVLAGILTAFQIGLYSLIFVAWLRMGIAGIFCSNILSRLVTMVIIEFRARVFKRYFIVSFRDKSLNRALLKYSLPLLPNAVCWWLLGSSSRLFIEHFLGLEANGIFAVAMKFSTILETFSVIVYQAWQETAIKQYGAADRSKFFSRIFNTYILILSVLALIFVFVLKINYSWLVDSRYLESLQYLYPMFISVICFALASFYDLGYQCSKQTVRNLPGVITTTGLNLIMNYVFIRFMGIWGIVLSSILSYLFMLGFRIIDTWKFFPVKVSMEIIYPILFLIGGAIVFYRVDSIILQIIYITVVVILSYCIQPRSIRQELQMKIKALFN; encoded by the coding sequence ATGAATAGAAGTACGAAATTTATAAACGATATTTTTATTTATGCCATAGGAAACCTCGGGTCCAAATTGATCACATTTCTTTTGGTTCCTCTATATACATATTATATATCCCCCGATGATTTTGGATATTATGATATTGTCCTGACTCTTACGTTTTTGGCAATGGGGTTTATAACGTTTCAATTGCGAGACGGTACTTTTCGTTTTTTGCTCGATAATGAAGACGAATATACTCGTAAAGGAGTCGTTTCGTTTTCCTATAAATTGATGGCCCAATCCTCTTTGGTGGTATTGTTGGTGGGGATTGTTTTTTCTTTCTTTTACGATATACGGGATTGGGGTTGGATTGTCGCATTTGTAATCACGCTTTCGTTGTATGAGGTAGAAGTCCAAATCGTAAGAGGCTTGGGACAAAATAAATCTTTTGTCTTGGCCGGTATATTGACCGCCTTTCAGATAGGATTGTACAGTTTGATTTTTGTTGCTTGGCTACGAATGGGAATTGCGGGCATATTTTGTTCCAATATATTGTCCCGTTTGGTGACAATGGTTATTATAGAATTTCGGGCACGAGTATTTAAACGCTATTTTATCGTTAGTTTTAGAGATAAGTCTCTGAATAGAGCTCTGTTGAAATATTCTTTGCCTTTGTTGCCGAATGCTGTTTGCTGGTGGCTTTTGGGAAGTTCCAGTCGATTGTTTATAGAACATTTCTTAGGTTTGGAGGCCAATGGTATATTTGCGGTAGCCATGAAGTTTTCTACTATATTAGAGACATTTTCGGTGATCGTATATCAAGCATGGCAAGAGACTGCTATTAAACAGTACGGGGCGGCAGACCGGTCGAAGTTCTTTTCCAGAATATTCAATACATATATTCTCATATTGTCCGTTTTAGCGCTGATTTTTGTTTTCGTGCTGAAAATCAACTATTCATGGCTGGTGGATTCTCGTTATTTAGAGAGCTTGCAATATTTATATCCGATGTTTATCTCGGTAATTTGTTTTGCATTGGCATCGTTTTACGATTTGGGCTATCAATGTTCGAAGCAGACCGTGAGAAATCTGCCGGGAGTGATTACTACAACGGGATTGAATTTAATCATGAATTATGTCTTCATTCGTTTTATGGGTATTTGGGGAATTGTCCTTTCGTCCATTCTTTCTTATCTGTTTATGCTTGGTTTCCGGATAATCGATACGTGGAAATTTTTTCCGGTGAAGGTATCGATGGAAATCATTTATCCGATTTTGTTCTTGATAGGAGGGGCGATAGTATTTTATAGGGTAGATTCGATTATATTGCAAATCATTTATATTACAGTGGTTGTGATTCTTAGCTATTGTATTCAACCGAGATCGATTCGGCAGGAATTACAAATGAAGATAAAAGCCCTGTTTAATTGA
- a CDS encoding glycosyltransferase family 4 protein, whose protein sequence is MKIIVINPILFTHEKGVIPHVTTIKETMIYDLCLAYHRAGHAVSLIAAADYAPERKETYDFEVVFLKSIGRKIFQPSVLPFLPGVWRYLQQRKGDVDMVLASETFSIPSLFASLIVPRKTVIWQELGAHNRKMKTWPSRIWYNIIARCFMRKAWIIPRSYVSQRFIRRYMPRVGDPIGHGVVVTLEKEMSNKKSQFLTVGRLFWEKNVISVIRKFDAFLSKYPRYRDYILYIAGDGVLREEYDRQIKEMGRERQIVLLGKLPHKELFRYYRDSKASLFDSLRELNMLAIMESVAMTTPVVTNRVPFDSEIVEKRKLGISKNDWNEDDIARMIERNDEYVENCREYASLITVDAVARRIIDSFEKASKYNS, encoded by the coding sequence ATGAAAATCATAGTTATCAATCCCATTCTTTTTACTCATGAAAAAGGAGTTATACCACATGTAACTACTATAAAAGAGACGATGATCTATGATTTGTGTTTGGCTTATCATCGAGCCGGGCATGCTGTCTCATTGATAGCGGCAGCCGATTATGCACCTGAGAGAAAGGAGACGTATGATTTTGAAGTCGTCTTTTTGAAGTCGATTGGACGAAAAATATTTCAACCGAGTGTACTTCCTTTTTTACCGGGAGTATGGAGGTATTTACAGCAAAGAAAAGGTGATGTCGATATGGTTTTAGCAAGTGAGACTTTTTCTATACCGTCGTTGTTCGCTTCGCTCATTGTCCCTCGTAAAACTGTAATTTGGCAGGAATTAGGAGCTCACAATCGCAAGATGAAAACTTGGCCTTCTCGCATTTGGTATAATATAATAGCTCGTTGTTTTATGCGTAAGGCTTGGATTATACCTCGGTCGTATGTCTCGCAGAGGTTCATTCGGCGATATATGCCTCGTGTCGGCGACCCCATAGGACATGGGGTAGTAGTGACATTGGAGAAAGAGATGTCGAATAAAAAGAGCCAGTTCTTGACTGTCGGACGTTTATTTTGGGAAAAGAATGTCATATCTGTTATTCGTAAGTTCGATGCTTTTCTTTCAAAATATCCTCGATACAGAGATTACATATTGTATATAGCCGGCGATGGCGTGTTGAGAGAAGAGTATGACCGACAAATAAAAGAAATGGGGCGAGAGCGGCAAATCGTCCTATTGGGGAAACTGCCTCATAAAGAATTGTTTCGGTATTATCGGGATTCGAAGGCTTCTTTGTTCGATTCTCTGCGAGAGTTGAATATGCTGGCGATTATGGAATCTGTGGCGATGACAACGCCGGTAGTTACGAATCGTGTGCCGTTTGATAGTGAGATAGTAGAGAAGCGAAAGTTAGGAATCTCTAAAAATGACTGGAACGAGGACGATATAGCTCGAATGATAGAGCGAAATGACGAGTATGTGGAAAATTGCAGGGAATATGCTTCTTTAATTACTGTCGATGCGGTCGCTCGACGAATTATAGATTCGTTTGAGAAGGCTTCGAAATATAATAGCTGA
- a CDS encoding acyltransferase family protein, producing MGKIRDITFDIAKGIGIVLVVIGHYIPDTAPSWYIGFVSFVYHFHMPLFFMIAGFFYERSIKKIGYWRFVRSKFERLMFPYFILSWAIIGIKILVDGFMQVDHPVSISALYRVFYLPEAGYFLWFVYVLFLIFCIAPVFKAGNRLVLLSLLSLGLAFWDTAPEYFCIEQFCLNSIFFVSGMWVARKSWIEQAIYRYSILWIVITIGFSIIYEFISDKFWIETLAVLLGITGSFMILGISKSLSRLTVSFVEWLKYIGTMSMTIYLFHTLFMGVVKSILTHILSGGNIIEFVFVTLFIVGTGIVCPILLYKWVWIKNKFTSRIFK from the coding sequence ATGGGAAAGATTCGGGATATAACGTTCGATATAGCAAAGGGAATAGGGATTGTATTGGTCGTTATTGGGCATTATATCCCAGATACCGCTCCTTCGTGGTATATCGGATTTGTAAGTTTTGTCTATCATTTCCACATGCCTCTTTTTTTCATGATCGCTGGTTTTTTTTATGAGCGTTCTATAAAAAAGATAGGTTATTGGCGGTTTGTACGCTCGAAGTTCGAGCGATTGATGTTTCCCTATTTTATTCTTTCTTGGGCGATTATAGGGATTAAAATACTGGTCGACGGGTTTATGCAAGTCGATCACCCGGTTTCGATAAGCGCTTTATATCGAGTGTTCTATTTGCCGGAAGCCGGGTATTTTTTATGGTTCGTTTATGTTTTGTTTTTAATATTTTGTATTGCCCCGGTTTTCAAGGCAGGGAATCGCTTGGTACTATTGTCTCTTCTTTCGCTGGGGCTCGCTTTTTGGGATACGGCTCCCGAATATTTTTGTATTGAACAGTTTTGTTTGAATTCGATTTTCTTTGTATCAGGAATGTGGGTGGCCCGAAAATCATGGATAGAGCAAGCGATATACCGGTATTCTATTCTTTGGATTGTAATTACGATCGGCTTCTCGATCATATATGAATTTATTTCCGATAAATTTTGGATCGAAACTTTGGCCGTCCTCCTCGGTATCACCGGTAGTTTTATGATTCTGGGCATATCCAAGTCATTATCTCGTTTAACTGTCTCATTTGTAGAATGGTTGAAGTATATAGGAACTATGTCCATGACTATATATTTGTTTCATACTCTATTTATGGGTGTGGTAAAGTCAATTTTAACACATATATTGTCGGGCGGAAATATAATAGAATTTGTGTTCGTTACGTTATTTATAGTAGGAACGGGAATAGTCTGTCCCATTTTATTGTATAAATGGGTATGGATAAAAAATAAATTTACGTCCCGAATATTTAAATAA
- a CDS encoding glycosyltransferase, with translation MKRMPRILLVNKFYYPRGGDCICMINLEALLRRLGYEVAVYSMVYSQNLPSEMSGYFASEISFSDGLKNKTRAACRIFGLGDIKKSFKKILNDFRPDIVHFHNIHSYLSPVVVKLAKDYGCRTVWTLHDYKLLCPSYNCLCQGKICEACFTDRFQVFRRKCMKGSRIASALAYGEALWWNRKKLQRWVDTFVCPSSFMAQKMRACGYDYTKLSVICNFIEQDKLDFFHSTEINEGEKSGYYCYVGRLSEEKGVRMLLEVAVSLPFPLYIAGDGPLLNELQAKYSSGNVIFLGHLSSREIVRLVKHAQTMVVPSIWYENNPLSVIESLCMGTPVIGAEVGGIPELIREGDGMLFRMGDKEELASAIVSVMSKDNVDTQGIARRAQKRFSEERYWAELRNVYDL, from the coding sequence ATGAAGCGAATGCCGCGTATCCTTTTGGTAAATAAATTTTACTATCCGAGAGGAGGAGATTGTATTTGTATGATCAATCTCGAAGCCTTGTTACGTCGTCTCGGATATGAAGTGGCCGTGTATTCTATGGTTTATTCTCAGAATTTGCCCAGTGAAATGTCGGGCTATTTTGCATCGGAAATTTCATTTTCCGATGGACTTAAAAATAAAACAAGAGCGGCTTGCCGTATCTTTGGATTAGGAGATATAAAAAAATCGTTTAAGAAGATATTGAATGATTTTCGTCCTGACATAGTCCATTTTCACAATATTCACTCTTATCTTTCTCCGGTTGTCGTAAAATTGGCGAAAGATTATGGCTGTCGTACTGTTTGGACGCTGCACGATTATAAATTGTTATGTCCGTCGTATAACTGCCTTTGTCAAGGGAAAATTTGTGAAGCCTGCTTTACCGATCGTTTTCAAGTATTTCGTCGGAAATGTATGAAAGGAAGCCGGATAGCCAGCGCATTGGCTTATGGAGAAGCCTTATGGTGGAATCGGAAAAAACTGCAACGCTGGGTCGATACTTTTGTTTGCCCTAGTTCTTTTATGGCACAGAAGATGAGAGCCTGCGGTTATGATTACACGAAATTATCCGTAATTTGTAATTTTATAGAACAGGATAAATTGGATTTTTTTCATTCGACAGAGATAAATGAAGGGGAAAAGTCGGGCTACTATTGCTATGTAGGTCGTTTGTCCGAGGAAAAAGGTGTACGCATGTTGCTCGAAGTGGCAGTGTCTTTGCCATTCCCTCTGTATATTGCGGGAGATGGGCCGTTGCTGAATGAGTTACAGGCAAAATATAGTTCGGGAAATGTCATTTTTTTAGGACACCTTTCGTCTAGGGAGATAGTACGATTGGTGAAACATGCGCAGACGATGGTAGTTCCTTCCATTTGGTATGAAAATAATCCATTAAGTGTGATAGAATCTTTGTGTATGGGAACGCCAGTTATCGGAGCCGAAGTCGGTGGGATACCGGAACTGATACGTGAGGGCGATGGTATGTTGTTCCGCATGGGAGATAAGGAAGAATTAGCCTCGGCTATTGTTTCTGTGATGTCTAAGGACAACGTGGATACACAAGGTATTGCACGACGAGCCCAAAAGCGATTCTCGGAGGAACGATATTGGGCGGAATTGAGGAATGTGTATGACTTGTGA
- a CDS encoding radical SAM protein — protein MKVFAPTDISIITTYRCPMQCKMCNIWKNPTDPRLEIQPEELEILPHVKFINITGGEPFIREDLDKIVEVAFRKAPRVVISTSGWFEERVLELARKFPKIGIRISIEGLSQKNDELRGRAGGFDKGLRTLLSLREMGVKDIGFGITVSNNNSEDMLSLYRLSKALNMEFATAAFHNSYYFHKDDNVITNRDTVCGNFAELINMQMREKHPKSWARAFFNMGLINYIEGNRRMLPCEAGLMNCFIDPYGEVYPCNGLEAKYWKESMGNIRQANSFSDIWNSEQAQHVRSLVRKCPKNCWMVGTVSPVMKKFAYARHPMGWIIKNKLRSLLGKPVCLDKKWYDVGQDPMQGNLGRE, from the coding sequence ATGAAAGTTTTTGCGCCTACCGATATAAGCATTATTACCACTTATCGCTGTCCCATGCAGTGTAAGATGTGTAATATCTGGAAAAATCCGACAGATCCGCGGCTGGAAATTCAACCGGAAGAATTGGAGATTTTGCCGCATGTGAAATTTATCAATATAACAGGGGGAGAACCTTTTATTCGTGAAGATTTAGATAAGATTGTGGAGGTCGCTTTTCGAAAAGCCCCCAGAGTTGTTATTTCCACGTCGGGGTGGTTCGAGGAGCGAGTATTGGAGTTGGCGAGAAAATTCCCCAAAATAGGAATACGTATCAGTATCGAGGGCTTATCTCAAAAGAATGATGAATTACGGGGAAGAGCCGGAGGTTTTGATAAAGGGTTGAGGACTCTCTTGTCACTTAGGGAAATGGGGGTGAAGGATATTGGGTTCGGTATAACGGTGTCGAATAATAATTCCGAAGATATGCTTTCCCTATATCGTCTTTCCAAAGCCTTGAATATGGAGTTCGCTACCGCTGCGTTTCATAATTCGTATTATTTTCACAAAGATGACAATGTGATTACCAATCGCGATACCGTTTGTGGTAACTTTGCCGAGCTGATCAATATGCAAATGAGGGAAAAACACCCCAAATCATGGGCACGGGCATTTTTTAATATGGGATTGATAAACTATATCGAAGGAAATCGCCGTATGTTGCCGTGTGAAGCAGGTTTGATGAATTGTTTCATAGATCCTTATGGCGAAGTTTATCCTTGTAATGGGTTGGAAGCTAAGTATTGGAAAGAGAGTATGGGAAACATTCGACAGGCGAACTCTTTTTCGGATATTTGGAACAGCGAACAAGCCCAACATGTGCGTAGTTTAGTACGCAAATGTCCGAAGAATTGTTGGATGGTCGGCACGGTCTCTCCGGTTATGAAGAAATTTGCTTATGCCCGTCACCCCATGGGGTGGATTATCAAAAATAAATTACGTTCTCTTTTAGGGAAACCTGTTTGTCTGGATAAGAAATGGTACGACGTGGGGCAAGATCCCATGCAGGGAAATTTAGGACGTGAGTAA
- a CDS encoding glycosyltransferase family 4 protein: protein MKIVVVGTRGIPDIQGGVETHCEELYPRLAAMGHDVTVVRRSCYVTPQNKIKEYKGVHLKDIYAPRRKSIEAIVHTFLAIIYARWVGADVLHIHAIGPALLTPLARLLGLRVVMTHHGPDYDRQKWNKTAKSVLRWGERMGTNYANEVIVISTVIDNILREKYDRTDAHLIYNGVNKPVPAKDDSYIRSLGLTPRRYVLAVGRFVEEKGFDLLIKAFARISGSNCKLVIAGDADHEDHYSVSLKRLAEEHHVVLTGFVRGAKLNELFSHARLFVLPSFHEGLPIVLLEALSYRLPVLVSDIPANRLACLDASDFFVTGNIGSLEEKLSCKLEGEMEERHYDLSPYNWDYIASQVDSVYRLAKKPR from the coding sequence ATGAAGATAGTTGTAGTCGGTACTCGTGGTATCCCCGATATTCAGGGAGGTGTGGAAACACACTGTGAGGAATTATATCCCCGATTAGCTGCTATGGGACATGATGTGACGGTTGTTCGTCGTTCGTGTTACGTCACTCCCCAAAATAAGATTAAGGAGTATAAAGGCGTTCATTTAAAAGATATTTATGCTCCCCGCAGAAAAAGTATAGAAGCCATTGTTCACACTTTTTTAGCGATTATTTATGCTCGTTGGGTCGGTGCTGACGTTTTACATATCCATGCTATCGGCCCGGCTCTGTTAACCCCGTTGGCCCGGTTGTTGGGATTACGAGTGGTGATGACCCATCACGGTCCCGATTATGATAGGCAGAAGTGGAATAAGACAGCTAAGTCTGTGCTCAGATGGGGCGAACGAATGGGGACGAATTATGCCAACGAAGTGATTGTAATTTCTACTGTGATAGATAATATTTTACGTGAAAAGTATGATCGCACGGACGCGCACTTGATTTATAATGGCGTGAATAAGCCTGTGCCGGCAAAAGACGACAGTTATATTCGGTCGTTGGGGTTGACACCTCGACGATATGTTTTGGCCGTAGGACGTTTTGTGGAGGAGAAAGGATTCGATTTACTCATAAAAGCATTTGCTCGTATTTCCGGTTCGAACTGCAAATTGGTCATAGCTGGTGATGCCGACCATGAAGATCATTATTCTGTCTCTTTAAAACGGCTGGCAGAAGAACACCATGTCGTTCTCACAGGCTTCGTAAGGGGTGCTAAATTGAATGAACTCTTTTCCCATGCGCGTTTGTTTGTCCTTCCTTCTTTTCATGAAGGATTGCCCATTGTGCTGCTCGAAGCGTTGAGTTATCGGTTGCCGGTATTGGTCAGCGACATTCCGGCAAATAGGCTTGCCTGCCTTGATGCCTCCGATTTTTTCGTCACGGGGAACATCGGCTCGTTGGAAGAGAAATTATCTTGTAAATTAGAGGGAGAAATGGAAGAACGTCATTATGATTTATCTCCTTATAATTGGGACTATATTGCGTCTCAGGTAGATTCTGTATATCGGTTAGCTAAGAAACCCCGATAA
- a CDS encoding DUF4136 domain-containing protein, whose product MKKLIPILFVVAVLAACQKEPSLSKLDDDYVVFTDYDKSADFGKYLTYYMPDSVLLITNNEKATYWTNEDADYILETFADNMAARGFTLVDSKEDADLGLQVSYIEDVRYFVDYPNDYWWWGYPGYWGPGYWGSYWNSWYYPYPVVYSYSVNSFLAELVDLTNKNSSNRRLTILWDSYMAGLKSGSPRLNRNLIIQAIDQSFVQSPYLTNK is encoded by the coding sequence ATGAAAAAACTAATCCCAATTCTTTTTGTCGTAGCGGTATTAGCTGCATGCCAAAAAGAGCCCAGCCTTTCCAAGCTGGATGATGATTATGTGGTGTTTACCGATTATGATAAATCGGCCGACTTCGGCAAATATCTCACCTATTATATGCCGGATAGTGTCTTACTCATTACGAATAATGAAAAAGCGACCTATTGGACAAATGAAGATGCCGATTATATTCTCGAAACATTTGCCGATAATATGGCTGCTCGGGGATTCACATTGGTCGATTCGAAAGAAGATGCCGATTTAGGGTTACAGGTAAGCTATATTGAAGACGTACGTTATTTCGTCGATTATCCCAATGACTATTGGTGGTGGGGATATCCCGGATATTGGGGACCCGGATATTGGGGATCATATTGGAACAGTTGGTATTATCCCTATCCCGTAGTATATAGTTATAGTGTGAATTCATTTTTGGCCGAGTTAGTTGACTTAACGAATAAAAACAGTAGCAATCGACGGCTAACGATTCTTTGGGATTCCTATATGGCCGGATTGAAGAGCGGCTCTCCTAGATTAAATAGAAATTTAATAATCCAAGCGATAGACCAGTCGTTTGTTCAGTCTCCTTACTTGACGAATAAATAA
- a CDS encoding outer membrane beta-barrel protein, which produces MKTIKHISLWVVVATCMVAVSTRGNAQAVSSTYFNVDWQFNAPVGNSYADKASGWGMNFEGGYYVMPKMAIGAFISYHTNNKYIDRQTLMLKSNSALTTDQQHSLFQLPFGLLAKYRFTTDGILEPYATVKLGANYSRMSSYLQAWEIYDDTWGFTVSPEIGVSIFPNPSVRYGFHVALYYNYATNKSKVLTYDIDGRNNIGFRLGVSF; this is translated from the coding sequence ATGAAAACTATTAAACACATATCGTTATGGGTGGTAGTCGCTACTTGTATGGTAGCCGTGTCGACCCGGGGAAACGCACAAGCCGTTTCGAGTACTTATTTTAATGTCGATTGGCAGTTTAACGCTCCTGTTGGGAACAGTTATGCCGATAAAGCCAGTGGATGGGGTATGAATTTTGAAGGTGGTTATTATGTAATGCCTAAAATGGCTATTGGAGCTTTTATTTCTTATCATACGAATAATAAATATATAGACAGGCAGACTTTGATGTTAAAGAGCAATTCGGCTCTTACGACCGACCAGCAACATTCGTTGTTTCAGCTACCCTTTGGTCTGTTGGCAAAATATCGCTTTACGACCGACGGAATTTTAGAACCTTATGCAACGGTGAAATTGGGCGCCAATTATAGTCGCATGTCTTCTTATTTGCAGGCTTGGGAGATTTATGATGACACATGGGGTTTTACCGTGTCTCCCGAAATCGGTGTAAGTATTTTCCCGAATCCGAGTGTCCGTTATGGTTTCCACGTAGCTTTGTATTATAATTATGCTACTAATAAGAGTAAAGTATTGACCTATGATATCGATGGTCGCAACAATATAGGGTTCCGTTTAGGGGTCTCTTTCTAA
- a CDS encoding capsule assembly Wzi family protein: MYHRLRVGLLVVFCLSIGNLFGLFAQHSTDYYSLSMVGNAGNGIFAPYYLSANKHGLVTHSKSGYLRASVFKGLEMNKRFSYEFGIDLVGLMSSTSPVSYYSDGNLKTYNPGVSSFLIQQAYIGMKYRMIFISAGCRELTDEVVNFELSSGGLVWSGNARPIPQVRAGFIDFVDIPFTKGWVQIKGELAYGKFMDNDFLRDHYNYYNQYITTDALYHHKSISFRSNPDKPFVVTIGAELAAQFGGTKRYYKEGVLIDSLTMKSPTRLKDFFKILFPSSGDGQSNKGDQAYYYGNHVGQWNLSAEYRFKNNSSVRGYFEWYYDDASGMGKFNGWDGLWGLEYKSGKKNWLSNVVLEYLDMTNQSGPLNWCPSDYNDPKLDIEATGADDYYNNYFYNGWAHYGLSNGTAMAKSLLYNTDGYMRYKHNRIRGVHLGASGYIAPEWKYKILASYRTSWGTTFLPLADTQHDMSGLIECVYSPIKLSGWSFSVSLAGDWGELYGDKWGVAIGIRKSGILTIGK, translated from the coding sequence ATGTATCATCGTTTGAGAGTAGGATTATTAGTCGTTTTCTGTTTATCTATCGGAAATTTATTCGGGCTTTTTGCCCAACATTCGACAGATTACTATTCTTTGTCGATGGTCGGAAATGCCGGAAACGGGATTTTTGCACCGTATTATTTGTCTGCCAATAAGCATGGGTTGGTAACACACAGTAAAAGCGGATATTTGCGAGCCTCGGTTTTTAAAGGCTTGGAGATGAACAAACGGTTTTCCTATGAGTTCGGTATCGATTTGGTTGGATTGATGTCTTCTACATCTCCGGTATCCTATTATTCAGACGGAAACCTGAAAACGTATAATCCGGGCGTGTCGTCTTTCCTCATACAACAAGCCTATATAGGCATGAAATACCGCATGATTTTTATATCGGCAGGTTGTCGGGAGCTTACCGATGAAGTAGTAAATTTCGAGTTGAGTTCCGGCGGGTTGGTCTGGTCGGGTAATGCACGGCCTATACCCCAAGTTAGAGCCGGATTTATCGATTTTGTAGATATTCCGTTTACGAAGGGCTGGGTACAGATTAAGGGTGAGCTCGCGTATGGAAAGTTTATGGACAACGATTTTTTAAGGGACCATTACAATTATTATAATCAGTATATTACGACCGATGCTTTATATCACCATAAATCTATTTCGTTTCGTTCCAATCCCGACAAACCCTTTGTCGTAACGATCGGAGCCGAACTGGCAGCACAGTTCGGAGGCACAAAACGGTATTATAAAGAGGGCGTTTTGATAGATTCTCTCACGATGAAAAGTCCGACCCGCTTGAAAGATTTTTTTAAAATCTTGTTTCCGTCGTCTGGTGATGGTCAGTCCAATAAAGGTGATCAGGCCTACTACTATGGAAACCATGTGGGACAATGGAATTTATCGGCGGAATACAGGTTCAAAAACAATTCTTCTGTAAGAGGTTACTTCGAATGGTATTACGACGATGCATCGGGAATGGGGAAGTTCAATGGTTGGGACGGTCTATGGGGGCTTGAATATAAGAGCGGTAAGAAAAACTGGCTGTCGAATGTCGTTTTAGAATATTTGGATATGACCAATCAAAGTGGGCCTCTGAATTGGTGTCCGAGTGATTATAATGATCCTAAATTGGATATAGAAGCCACAGGAGCCGATGATTACTACAATAACTATTTCTATAACGGTTGGGCGCATTACGGCCTTTCCAATGGTACGGCAATGGCTAAATCCTTGTTGTACAATACAGATGGTTATATGAGATACAAGCATAACAGAATACGAGGAGTCCATTTAGGAGCGTCGGGTTATATTGCTCCTGAATGGAAATATAAAATATTAGCGTCGTATCGAACCTCTTGGGGAACGACTTTTCTCCCGTTAGCCGATACCCAACACGATATGTCGGGGCTGATAGAATGTGTTTATTCTCCGATAAAACTTTCGGGGTGGTCGTTTTCCGTTTCTTTGGCCGGAGATTGGGGCGAGTTGTATGGAGATAAATGGGGTGTTGCTATCGGTATCAGGAAAAGTGGAATTTTAACAATTGGAAAATGA
- a CDS encoding lipocalin-like domain-containing protein — protein sequence MKNKMMIRRILIGLFLGIVVTSCTHNDGYIGPLFGKWQLIEMWENGTMTPHDSLYYNFQSSVIKLQLVHRGGIENTTENYFGSYVRENDILKFKIMEPSWFEFKPDLSVFKLEMDKEYTFYIEKLTSSKMILTRGEDERFVFRKF from the coding sequence ATGAAGAACAAGATGATGATTCGCCGTATTTTAATAGGATTGTTTTTGGGGATTGTTGTCACCTCTTGTACCCATAATGATGGGTATATAGGTCCTCTTTTCGGGAAATGGCAATTGATTGAGATGTGGGAGAATGGTACAATGACCCCACATGATAGCCTTTACTATAATTTTCAGAGTAGTGTCATAAAGTTACAATTGGTTCATCGGGGAGGAATAGAAAATACAACAGAAAATTATTTCGGGAGTTATGTTCGTGAAAATGACATACTGAAATTTAAAATAATGGAACCCTCTTGGTTTGAATTTAAACCTGATTTATCTGTTTTCAAGTTGGAAATGGACAAAGAATATACTTTTTACATCGAGAAACTTACCTCTTCCAAAATGATTTTGACCCGGGGTGAAGATGAACGCTTTGTTTTCCGAAAGTTCTGA